The segment AGTTTGGGCCAAAGTGTGAGCTAAAATCATattaattttcctttatttgaGAGGGTTTTGCCATCGACTATCCTTTTATAATACCATAATCGCCAAGAAATGTATAAAGTAAAACTAATCTTATTTCAAAATCATTACTTAACCGCTGCGTACCCTACACGACTCACGTGTGTATGGTCTCCTCGCTCCAAACGAAGGTACGGTAGAGGCGAGTGGGCGCGAACTTCCACAGCGGGGCTCCATAGTAGGAGTCTCTCTGGGCTCGGAAGTGGGCCTTCACCGCCGTCGCCAGGGTGGCTGCGCGGCCAGACATGCTGCGATCGAGGAACCCCAGCCGAGTTCCCAGCATTAGGCCGCAGACCGCTAAAAagacattattaaattaatgttaaaacaatgttaaatcatgtggagaggatgaatgaaaacaggttgactaagcagatatacaaggagagtgtggagggaaaggtcggagtgggaagacctagacgaacgtatcttgatcaaattaaggacgtcctggtaaagggtcaggtcaaaagtacccgaaaccgccgagcttgcatgaagagagttatgaatgtggatgaagcgaaggaaatatgcagagatcgtggcaagtggaaagaggtagtctctgcctacccctccgggaaaaaggcgtgattttatgtatgttaaaacaattaatggTGCGGTGAGGCTAATGGGTGCGAACTTCTATTAGAGAGGGTAGCGTAATAAGAATCTCTTTGGGCTCTGAAGTGGGCATTGACCGGCGAGGCCAGGATGCTAGAAAATTACTTACTCGtacattatatacattagATAAATAGATATTCTCTTACTACCCCGCACCAAATTCTCTCTCAGACAATGTTTTTTGTGGTTGCCTGAAAGAGCGATTGCATAAGCTATTAGGCCGCCTTGTGTACATTATCTTAGCTTAGCAGgataagtatttatgtaatattttttgtacattaaagggttctattctattcactCACTACATTAATCGCATCTTTACCCTTGGAGAGGCAGTAGCCACAAAACTCGAATGCCACGTTTGGCTGGATGGAATTGCGAAAGAACCAGCAGGCTATAGAAAATTCACTATCTTTGCgattaattatgaaaaacaagaaatgtatttttttttaatttatgcaatcacataaattattcataacaGTTGCACTTAAGCGCTAAGTACTAAGTAGAGGTATTTTTGATGTCAGGTACCTAATCAGGTAGGTAATTAATAAACTAAAGATAAACAACGGGTAGCTAAacccaaatatttaattataataatgttgatTACTCTGTATCTAATCTCCAGGGGATCACTAATGTCAATGTTCAACCACGTTAGGTACTAACCAAAATGTATGCGCAAGACGCATCTCCTGACCCAGTGACATCGTTCTATTTTCTCACTTAACAATCCACTAGAGTCCCTACTaaattaggtatgtattaCCCAATGAACATTACTTAATGAAGATTCAACTGCGTCATCCTATTTAATATTGCAGCAGCTATTGAGGCATGCAGTTTATTACGATTATTTTACGTGACGTGTGTGATATGGGAATGTGGGTCAGCTATCTTAGCAATAGCTGCTACAGCGTTGTAACTCGGAATGCACTTACATATCTCATGTACATTAGAAATgcattatgtatgttatcttgATGGACGGAAGTCATGACTTCTAAAATAGGTTACAGATGGTACCAGGAAGACATCACATATTATCAGTTTTTACGACGGCGACGCAGACAAGTTCAAAATATGGTTTTGAATGATAATGTTGTTGTTGATAGCAACGACATTATCATTCAAAACCTATAACCTAATAATACCTACAGCAGAATACGCTGGGACATTGGCaacactaaaaaaaattacgttatataattttacgtcacatacaaaaagtataaccctaatttaaaaaattgaaaccTTTTGAATACTCTCCAAATAAAACGAAACTTGCggatattcttaattttttttattgagcaTCAGCTATAGCTATATCGCATAGCAGAGCATTTATTTCAATCGTGCATGgctaaagttatttaatttaataatcattTTGGTTTATAATTCTGCCGCTTGTTCTGTCACTCATATCATAATCACAAAAACACTAGAACATGAGTCTATCACGCAAAGTTTTAGCGATCTTTTGGACCGCATAAAGATTACTCGTGCGTGACATAAGCGTTAATAATATATGATTCAAACGCAACTAATTCGTCATGATCCAAGGACAATCtaagtttttaattgttatagaaattatctttaaaaagcTAATCTGACCCATAACTTAGGTACCtgcgaatatttttaatttaaaaaggctTAAGAGTAGATTGATATggtaatgttaaaataaagatgaaaactTGCTCCTTTTGTAGGGTTCCATACTCGAAAGTTAAAaacgggaccctattactaagcctccgCTGTCTGTCTGACACCAAGCTTtatctcataaaccgtgaTAGCTAGAACGCTGAAATTTTctcaaattatgtatttccgtTTTTCCgaagaaaatattaagggCGTACATCGcccttaatattttctttatattcataaacgttattttttcatatttttttctcaatattaATTACGGTAACAGAAAATcgcttaaaattttgatagaaTATTTACTTGTGTATAATCTTTCAAAATCCTTTACTATTCACCGAGCAATATTTGTATGGATTAAACAGGTGgttctaaataattaaaaacaattaagtaattattaaatggTGCTCCCATACAtcaaacattatatttaacaattttaagaaACGGGTAGAaacgttaattaaaaaaattaatagatacttatttaagtagttttagtagATAATAAACGAGATGATAGTACGGAACTCTTCGTGCACGATGCCGACTAACACTTGCCCGGTATTacgaatttcaattttaaatcgaCGAAAAATTATGCAATTCTGGGCGTgttgtgtttaatttattttgcgtTCATCCGAACTACAGGCCCTTGGGCACATAATTGTAGcagttgttttttaaaatatccaaTAAGGTAGAATCTATCGATGCCTTTGGTTTTTTAGTGATTTATGTGTTTACTTAAATCGAACCGCTGCAGACTTTATATCCCTTTTAACATTAGCATGTAGATAGATAAATCTtcaagcaaataaaaatgaagcaTAGTACTTACATTAGCATGAAAAcctatttatctatactaatattataaagctgaagagtttgttgtttgtttgtttgaacgcgctaatctcaggaactactggttcgaaatgaaaaattatttttgcgttgaaaagaccatttatcgaggaaggctttagcggctatataacatcacgctgcaactatatggagcaaagaaataatattgacgtcacatcacttaaatctaattataactaatcccgcttctaaagcgcatgtgtagaagaagcggcggaacaaactactcTGCAGCAATAGATTgagataaaagaaattttaaacattgtgCTATATTAAATGGAGTTTGTGAATGACGGCGCCATTCACGAACTTTGATCTTTATAACTCATACGAAAGAACGTAATGACTGGCTAACATTACGAAACAACATCTATGACTGAAAAAATCAAATACTTCCGTGAATAAtcaatatctatgtatattagtttggCTGCTAACCTATGCTGTTACGGAGTGGAAAAACATTGTAAGAAAACTTGCACatcaagcaactggatgtgtaaccatgatccaatatgggaaAGGTTCCCCTGTGAAGGTTGAAGTTCAGACGCTCCGTGAAAAAAACCCTGGCTTACGTAATTTGTGATCTCGATCTTAGACGAACCACTTCAGATAGGTGAGAACGCAACCGAAACTAACATGATATTGATGTTTATGACGGTCAAATAAAACTCACATTCCAATCCCATCCGGTTGGTGAGTTGGTCGAAACCGAGGACGGTGCCGTCCGGCTTGCGACTGGACTGCAGAAGGTTGAGGAAGTCGTCACAGATGTTGTTCAGCTCAGGCAAGAAGTTCTGCATCGTCTGAGGACTCGTCAACTCCGCAGTTAGGTGGCGACGGAGATGGTGCCATTTCTCGCCTTGCCTAAAAAACATTCagggaaaaaattaaaaaaaaaaacctttgttttgtcttatatataatactagctgtgcccgctacttcgtccgcgtggaatagatatttgggcatcatcgaagccctcaagaatgaataattttccccgttttttctcacattttccattttttcttcgctcctaaaagttgcagcgtgatcttatataacctaaagccttcctcgataaatggtctattcatcacaataagaatttttcaattcaaaccagtagttcctgcgattagcgctttcaaacaaacttttcagctttataatattagtatggatagaTATAAAGcgattgaaattttaaatgttaaaatgtaaagtaatttttagttcagttaatttgatttaaatatttgctttGAAACAGTCAATCGACTTGGAACTCTATAAAAGCTTGaagtgtaggtatatttattgaatagaTTTATCCATATACCTAcgagtaggtacattaaatgaatttatgCACGCAAGTACTAGTATTATCCAAAACATCGTATTATTGAAATCATTTCTCAAAATCTATTCATATaaatgcttatttattttaataactactCGTGAATCATTAAGAAATTCTTCCGCATTACTATAAAATTAGAATGGCCActtgtcaataaaaaattatattgataattAGTTCTCAGTTGTTGCGCCCAGGAAATGCCTCGTCAAGTAGTGCATATTATACAAACAAGGCTACTGCGCAGCTTTGCCAAAAAATACGTGACCGGCAAATATAGATCCTTGTCAAAATGTCTGCATGACGGCATGTCTTATTGCGTCTGGCTTTAGTTTAGGGTTCGCTTGATATCCTAATGTTATCGAGGctggaaattataaatactaactCGTTTTTGATATtcgttttttttgtttaaataattttaaatacctaccaatTAAGTAAATACGCTTTACTTAACTTTTCaatagtaggtaggtatgtataaaaagcAGATTAAGCTCCATTAGACGAGTAATTATAGAAATTCCTaagtattatgtattttaccttactgaatttaatttatttttaaaatattttttttataaatagccGAGCTATGTATATAGCTACTTCGTGAACCTTTCAATTTATGtccttttgatattttttatagaacgAGGTCAAGCCACCTGTAGCGCTGTCTAATCATAATTAACTGTCTACATATTGAATAAAGTTAGTAAGTACCtagtgataatattttaataaaattaacacacCTCTAGAAAAAaacttcattattatttttgtaaatttttacttattttttcatcattgCGTTTCTCGCGTCCGCTTTCTAACAAGATCTATTCTGTAACttctctatatttttttttacattggcGATGGCACGCATAAAAGAATTATATAccctactaatattgtaaatgcgaaaatttgtACGGATAtactgtatgtaggtatatttgttactctttcatgtGAAATTGCTTgaaggattttgataaaatttggtatacgggtagaatataacctggaataatatgataattacTTTTATGACGAAATTCCCGCGGAAGCAAAGTCATGGGGCGCAGCTAGTAATACCTAATCCTACCTAAACAATTTAAAGTATGCTAATGACTTGATGTGTCTAACCATGTAATTGACCACTTATGTAGATAGACGTCTCGCATAGGCGCCAGCATATTGCCACCTGAGATTATTACCTGCATACCTACATGTGATTTGACACCAGGATAAAGactatacataggtatatacaaTTCTTAATACCCATACAAGCGCCTAGACTTATCGTCATTTGacgcattttataaataaagtaaaaattacataaggCGTAGTCATTAATTTCGGAAACGTAAATAAGAGCAACCCAACGGTAGAATAAGAACATTTTGATCGCCCTAATATACCTACTCCATACCCATTCTCATACTCTACTGTATTTTGGCATCTGAATTTGGTTCAAGAATCAAATAACAAATAGGCACGCATCCAGTTCAGGCTTCTACGCTGGTCTGCTAGGAAAGATAACACATACTTAGAGTGAGCCAGCTGCTTTTTTTACCGTACAAATTGTGAAAGCCAACCAAggagaccgttggctctatctactccgTATGTAATAAAGACGcaggaaatatatttatcaataacaGTACTTACTCATTCACAAGTCCGGTCGAAGCATATCTATCAGGCCTGCTTCGCCTGTAGACCTGTACGATTTCTGTGGGCGGTCGATAGGGCCTCTTGGCCGGGGTCCGAAGAACTGTCTCCAGCGCCTCCCGCTGAGCTATGGAGACGACCGCGGCGCCCCCTGGCGTGGTCTCCACGAACACTGGCCCGTAACGCCTGAACATGTCTGCGTGTAAGGTTACCAGGTGTCAGGAACTTTGAGTGCCTGACGTCAGTAATTGTTATGTCAAAAGATATAGTGTCACATTTTTACTATTTGGAAGCATAGCAGTATCATCGTAACAAGCGTTTCGTGCGCCGGGTGCGAGATTCTACAACTGCGTCActagatttttttgtaaaaataattatttataaggaaTTCCCTGGCCATTTCTTTACCACCTCAGTGCAAAAGCACAGTTAGCAGACCCCTATTTACAGCACTGGTATGGCTGTGTGTTATATTTATGATGCTTCCAAAGTCTAATACTTAGGGCGGGCAGGGTCGTTGACATTGCAAATAGCTCGATAAGCGTAATCGCTACTACCGTGATTTCCGGGGTTATGATTACGAAGCATATTGTTAACTTATTTCTATTCATCATTTTTCTATGTACCTATGCTAATATGCTTATTTCAACATTTAGCTACAGATGTTCCAAAACATGTAATAAGctcaatttaacaaaaatgttaaattgatGAATTGTGAAAATCTATAATCATAACAAGCTTCGATTTCATAGATCAGTCAATTTAGTTAAACCACCTTTTTGCAACAGAGAGATTTcgtaattatgatttttaagaaagcatttttataagtacttatagtaattatataagaaaattcTCACCTTCGTAAGCCTCGTGCAGTTTGTTCATCCTATATCGACTCCAGAACAGCCACCGAGTACCCAAGAACGGCAAGGCAGGCGGACCAGGCAGCCTCGTCGCCTGCCTGCCATCCGCTGCTCGTGCCATCAGCGCCGTGGCAGCCACCACCAGCGCAACCACGAGAAGCACCAATGTTGGGATCCCAACGGACCAGTCCACTAAAGGAGGTGGTGTGCCCTGAAaagtttaaactttatattgaattttgaGACATTCACTGGCTAACTTTACCGGCAGAAAAAGATCAGATTTCCATCGTGGCCTGACCAGGGATCAAACCCGAGACCTCAGATATAAGCTACCGTTGAGCCGTtaagatttaatttcaaacaaatgtCTACCTGTACGTCTTGAGGTCTTGATTGACCATCTTGACATTGTGACTTATACGTAACTagatcaatttaaaataataataaaaaacacgtTCTTCATAGATAGAAACATGTGATCCTCAAAAATATCTAACGAAGTTCAACTTTACCCTTTCTATcaaaaaacattaatgaatATTATCTGCCGTATGTATCGGTAACTGTTTGATAGCAGCTCTTACATTCCAAAAGTTCTATTAATAGCCATAACTTTTAAGTGATAAACTTCttcgataatatttttactcgggcgatgaaaaatgtttttaagtcgtattttttcattgtaaatACAACGGTATCAGCCGTTTACATCGGCATATGTTGGGTTTGGATTCGTTTGCTATCGCGGTCGTTGACCCTCGGGCCTGGCTCAGCAATGGACGTAGTGAGTGATCTTGACATTGGTTTGCGTAACTGCCGGTAAGTCTTACGGGTCTTACGTAACATGCGGAATGCGACTCGAGCACGGAATCGacaaatatgaatgaatacgCTTGGTGTTATAAGAATCTAGAAATCTCAATATGCCTTTCAGTTTCTTCAAGACCCTTGGCTCTGCTTTCCCCGATAGAGATAAAAACGTGGTAGAAAGAAATTATACGTGGAAATCTCTCAGGTGTTTTCACGCAGAACCGATATGGCAAACCATCTCTTACCTTTATGTGGAAGACTACTAACCTATATATCAACAGAAAGTACTAGAAACACACTAATTTGCCTATCGGTATGAACGTGGTAGAAGTGTACCTAAGAAGTATACAGGGAttatggcaagtggaaagataccTACCCCTCCAGTAAAGAAGCCTGGCAAATAAAACTGATAAAATAAGGGAAAgcggaaaatgtaaaataaacctTAAATCGGGAAATGAAAAACGAGCATTTCGTACGGACTTTacctaactttattttattgatcaGTTTCAAGTTCTTAATTGACTTCAAGTAAATAAACACTTAGATTTATTCACCTATTCTCggtattacttaattaattaattcaataacaATGAGGTAATGAGTTTATACTATACACCGAAAAGTGATAAATAcgctattgtttttataaaccGACCGtgataagaatatttttacagaTAAAATGGATATAATATACTAGTGAACCGCCTCTGCTTCGGGTTGCATTTacacatataaaccttcgtcTTGAATCActtttatctattaaaaaactacATCAAAATCCGTTATGTAgctttaaagatctaagcatacattcATACCGACATAGGACGCaggactttgctttatactaagTATGTAGTGATGTTGTGATAGTGATTTCCATACCTCTCTACTTCTTTTTGTGTATACCCATGACTTGTACAGATAAACCACCGAAACttgtatcaaaaataatacatataagttTAGACATTGGAAAGGCTACTTTTTGTATCTCTTACAGGTACGGGGAAAAGGAATTGTAGTTCTACGCAGACAGAGCTGCGAGCGAAATCTAGTGCGTGAACAAGAGTCGTTGCCTTGTGTTATGCAATAAGTcggtaagtatataaaaacgtccactggtataaaaaataaatatttttatcagtcCACAGCCATTATTTACGGCAGGGGAACGAACTAAACAAGTATGTCTACTTTGTCTTTATCTGGTgcctaatgataaaaaatgaatcctaatttaaatatattttctagtaTAGCTAGCAtccatctgaacgtggccttttagtcttttcaagactgttgacacTGTCTAgtccgcaagggatttagacgtgttatatgtatgtatgttaggaatAGTAGCATGACGAACAAGACATGCGCTGAGCAAGGATTATGGAAATTCCTAAGTTGACGAAGGCATGAATAAAAACTAGTTCTATATCAAGCTGCCTTTACAAAGAATTTTAACAACcagcttttgcccgcgacttcatccgatttttcgaaatataaaagtatCCTATGTTATTCCTTAGAGTCAACTCTATCTTTGTACCAAATTCTGTGGTTTAGGCGTGAAACCGTAACAGACACAGTTACTTTCGCACTAATTATTAGTAGGGATAGTAGAGAGGAAGTAGCGATTTTATGTTGCCCTAAATTggaaatatcataaaaacttataatgtttttGCAGGATAGTTTCCAaagcaattaataaataagtcgATAAAAGTATAATGTTCCTAGCAGAggttattttcatattaaaaagtgATCATAACTCTTTTTTAAAATGCAATCATTTTGACGAACACtgtattcaaatcggttctaAAATCTATATTGTTACGGCCATAGTAGCATACAAATTACTATTctcgtaaatatatatataaagctcgtttatgattttattatatgtatttatgtagataattttTAGCACTTACCTGAAAGACCTACAATGACCTACATgaacatacatttatgttgtttattttatacctttttG is part of the Amyelois transitella isolate CPQ chromosome 20, ilAmyTran1.1, whole genome shotgun sequence genome and harbors:
- the LOC106131561 gene encoding ecdysone 20-monooxygenase gives rise to the protein MALPGVLLFSQYMENFWGTPPPLVDWSVGIPTLVLLVVALVVAATALMARAADGRQATRLPGPPALPFLGTRWLFWSRYRMNKLHEAYEDMFRRYGPVFVETTPGGAAVVSIAQREALETVLRTPAKRPYRPPTEIVQVYRRSRPDRYASTGLVNEQGEKWHHLRRHLTAELTSPQTMQNFLPELNNICDDFLNLLQSSRKPDGTVLGFDQLTNRMGLESVCGLMLGTRLGFLDRSMSGRAATLATAVKAHFRAQRDSYYGAPLWKFAPTRLYRTFVWSEETIHTIVSDLMEEAKSRTCGSSQDDGMQEIFLKILENPALDMRDKKAAVIDFITAGIETLANSLVFLLYLLSGRPDWQQKIRSELPVCGVLKAEEMAAAPAVKAATNEAFRLLPTAPFLARLLEAPMTISGHKLPAGTFVLAHTGAACRREENFWRAQEYLPERWLECREPHAASLVAPFGRGRRMCPGKRFVELELHLLLAKILQRWRVEFDGELDIQFDFLLSPKSPVSLRLVEW